From one Silvibacterium dinghuense genomic stretch:
- a CDS encoding general stress protein: MTDTNAVVAVYDSHAAAENAVEQLQKSGFDMEKLSIVGKDYLTEEHVTGYYNTDSRMKHWGKLGAFWGGLWGLLLGAAFFWVPGVGAVLVGGPLVASIVGALEAAVVVGGVSAIGAGLVSLGIPKNSVVTYETEVKAGKYLVIAHGTADDAAKAKNILNSSNPDGVTDHILIPA; encoded by the coding sequence ATGACAGATACCAATGCAGTCGTTGCAGTTTATGACAGCCATGCCGCGGCTGAGAATGCTGTGGAGCAACTTCAAAAGTCAGGATTTGACATGGAGAAACTCTCGATCGTGGGGAAAGACTACCTCACGGAAGAGCATGTCACGGGCTATTACAACACCGACAGTCGCATGAAGCATTGGGGCAAACTCGGTGCATTCTGGGGCGGATTGTGGGGCCTTTTACTCGGTGCGGCATTCTTCTGGGTTCCTGGCGTTGGTGCAGTGTTGGTCGGTGGGCCACTGGTAGCATCGATCGTTGGGGCATTAGAAGCCGCGGTGGTAGTTGGCGGAGTGAGCGCCATCGGCGCAGGCCTCGTAAGTCTAGGCATCCCTAAGAACAGCGTCGTGACATATGAGACCGAGGTTAAGGCAGGCAAGTACCTGGTAATTGCCCATGGAACTGCGGATGACGCTGCAAAGGCCAAGAACATCCTGAACTCATCAAATCCTGACGGAGTAACGGATCACATTCTCATACCTGCTTAA